Within the Beduinella massiliensis genome, the region GATCTGCTCGCGCAGCTCGGCTTTGAGGGCGAATCCCTCAAGACGGCAAAAGAGAGCATCGAACGCTACAACGAGCTGTGCAAAGAAGGCTACGACGCGGACTTCGGAAAGGACGCGCAGCGTCTGTTCCCGATCGAGAACGGCCCCTTCTATGCCTGCACGCTGAACCCGACCATCATGCTGGTCTGTGTGGGCGGCCTCGAATCCGACGAGAACTGCCATACCTTTACCGGCACCGCGGACGACCCGACGCGCGACCGGATTCCGGGCCTGTACGTCACCGGCAATGTGCAGGGCAGCCGTTACGCGGTCGAATACCCGATCTGCTTCCGCGGCATCAGCCATTCGCTATGCGTCTACTACGGCTACGTCGCAGGCAAGAACTGCGCCGCCGGCGCCTGAAGCGCCAGCGCGTAAAAGCAAGGAGCCCCTCCCGAAAAACCGGGAAGGGGCTTTTTTTTGCAGCTTTAGCGCCCGAAAAGGCGCTTCGCCTCCTGCATGTTTTCGCGCACGTTTACGCCGAAGGGGCAGCGGCGCTCGCAGATGCCGCAGGCGATGCAGTTGCCCGCATGGCGCGCCAGGGCCGCGTAGTGCTCGCGCACCGTCTCCGGTATTTCGCCCTGCGCACGGCAGAGATTCAGGAACTTCGTGACCATGGCGATGTCGATCCCTTCGGGGCAGGGCGCACAGTGGCCGCAGTACATGCAGTGCCCCTGCCAGCTGACCCTGGGCATGGCGGCGAGCGCGGCGGCATAATCGCGTTCCGCCTCAGAGGCGTCCTCGTAGTGAAGACTGTCCAGAAGCTGCTCTACGCTGTGCGCGCCTGCGAGCACAGTGCTCACCCCCGGGCGGGTCAGGGCGTAATGGATGCACTGGCTGACCGTGAGCGACTTGCCGGCGGGGGAGAGCTTGTCGCTCAGAAGGTCGCCGCCGCCGAAGGGCTTCATCACCGTGATGCCGACGCCCAGGCGCTGGCAGGCCGCGTAAAGCTCCTCGCGCTGCGGGTCGATATTGATGAGGTCCCCTGCGTAGCTATCCTTGTCAAACAGGACGTCGATGTCCTCGCTGGCGGGCAGCAGGTCATAGCAGGGGTTGACGCTGAACATGAGCACTTCGATCAGCCCGCTCTTCACCGCTTCGAGCGCGACCGCCGGGTTATGACTGCTGAGCCCGATGTGTCCGATGCGCCCGGCGTCTTTGAGCGACTTTGCGTATTCCATCACGGGCCCGTCCGCGACGATGCGCCAGTCGTCCATCGAATCGACGTAGTGGATCATGCCCACGTCGATAAAATCCGTGCGCAGACGCTTCAGAAGCCCCTCGAAGGCGGCTTTCACCTCGGGCAGGTTCCGCGTGCGCTTGTATTGGCCGTCCTGCCAGACGGAGCAGAGGTGCGCCTGTACGATAAAACTGTCCCGTCTGCCCAAAAGCGCCTCGCCCAGCGCTTCATGCAGGTCCGGGTTGGAGCTGTACAGATCGAAGTAGTTGACGCCCGCCGCCTGCGCCGCGTCGAGCAGCTTCTTCGTCATCGAGCAGCCCTCTTCCATCATGCCCTCGCAGCCCAGGCCGATCTCGCTGACGCGCAGGCCGGTTGCGCCCAAATTTCGGTAGTTCATTTCGTTCTCCTTTGCATCCGGTTGATTTGCCGTGCCTATAGCATAGCACCTGGAGTACGCTCAAAGTCAAGGGGTTCAGCCAAATTCAGCCCAATTTGCTGCGCGTGCTCCGATTGACCCGGACGGCGGTCGTATATTATAATAGGTTGAATCGACGAAGGAAAAGAGGAATGACGAGTGGGAATGATCAGGAGCGCACAGCTCTTCGTCTTCGACGACAGCCCCCTGTCGCCGATCATGCCGGGCGCGCCGATCGAGATGACGGAAAACGTGGCGGAATACTGCCTTTCGTTATATCGGAAGATCGAGACCTCGGAGCTGAGCAAGCAGACGGAGCTGGAGGAGGAAAGCGACGTCGTGGAACCTGCGGCGATGCTCGTTCGCGATTACACGCACGCGAACGTAACCAGCCTGATGACGCGCCTGATCGAGCGGGCGCGCCGGGCGGAAATGCTGCTGCAGGGCTTCGACATGCTGGTGTTCCTATTTGAGGACGCGCAGGAACTCGCCGTATGCGTCTGTTACCTGCCGTACAGGAGCGCGCAGGTGCACGCGGTCTCCAGCGGGGACGCGGGGCTCGCGTGCAGCCTGGTGAAAAACCGCTATGTGCTGCCGGGCGCCGCGAGCAAGTTCTTCGCTGGCGCGATCATGGATTGCGGGACGATGAAGCTCAGGGTCAAGGACGCGCTGGTGGAGACGGCATCCGGCAAGCAGAAGCTGTTCGAGGAGGTGCTCTTCGGGTGCAGACGGGCGCTTTCACAGGTGGAGGCGATCGAGGCCATCAAGGAAATCGCCTGCGAGGTGGCGGGCGAGGAGGCCGCGCCCAAGCGGCAGGAGGCGGTGCATAAGGCGATCGCTGATTCGATTGAACAGTCGGGCACGGTGGACGTGCGCTTTATCGCGGATCAGGTCTACGCGGACGACGGCGAGCGCTGCGAAAGGTTCCACGAACAGATCTATCAAAGCGGCGTAGAGCCTGTGATCGAGATCGAGTCAAACCGCCTGAAAAATGCCTTTGAGCGCGTAAAGCTCTCGACGGACAACGGCATCACGATCACGATGAGCCGCAAAATCGCCGAAGATCAGCAGAGCTTCCGCGTCGTCAACCATCCGGACGGCTCGATCTCGATCGAGCTTTTGAACATCCAGAGCCTCAGGACGATGTAAAGACGCCGGAAAAGGCAGGCGGAAAAAATGCGCTGACGCAGGCGTGCCTGCGCGACGCGCGTCCCTTAGCGCTGCGTCGGAAGGGTGTGCCGGTTTGGAAAGGCCGAATAAAGCGATTCAATGGGGATGTTCCTATGTTTTGTGCGGCTTGACGGCCGGCGTTTTGCTCCAAAACCAGGAAATTCTGTTGAAATCGGCGGGAAATTTTGCTATATTAGGTTCGGCTCATGCGAGAGGGATGCTGTGTGCCGAAAATCAAAAGAGAAAGAGAGTTTGGCATGGAGATGATCGACCTTTTGCCGCGGGAAATTGTCGACAGCGCCGCGGTCCGGCAGCGCTTCGGGGATGCGCTCGGTCTATGGGAGAAGTACGTGTTCCGCTTTAATGCGGAAAGCCAGACTTACGCGTTGCTGAGAGAAGCGATCTGTCAGGGCGAGGTGAAGCGCATCGAAGAGGAGGCGCATTCGCTCAAGGGGCTTGCGGGAATGCTGGGCTTCTCGCGCGTTTATGAGGCGAGCGCGCAGCTGGTGGCGGATTGCCGCACTGGGCGGCACGATTCGCTCGCGTCGGACTGGTCTGCGCTGGAGGAAGCGTATCAGGCGCTGGCCCAAGCAATCGAGAAGCTGGCGGAGCGCCGGAGAGAATAAAGGCGGTTTACATTTTTTGCGTCCTTACACGAAATGGACGGACAACCCCGCGCGGGGGGAAGAAGGAGAGGGAAACCATGCGGCCGATTCGTTGGGGAATTTTATCTACGGGCATGATCGCCAAAAACTTTGCCGAGGTCGCGCAAAAGCTGGGCGGCGAGGTCGTCGTGGAGGCGGTTGCCTCCAGAACACGGAAGGACGCGGAGGCGTTTGCCGCGGCGTACGGCATTCCCAAGGCGTACGGCAGCTATGAGGCGCTGGCAGAGGACCCGGACGTGGACATCGTGTACGTCGCCACGCCGCATAGCCGGCATTACGAGGACATGATGCTCCTGCTCAGAAACGGCAAGCACGTGCTGTGCGAAAAGAGCTTTACGGTGAGCGCGGCGCAGGCGCAGGCCGTTTACGATTGCGCGCGCGGGCAGAACCTGCTCGTCGTCGAGGCTTTTTGGACGAAGTTCCTGCCGATCTATCGCGAGGTCGAGCGCCGTGTGGCCTCCGGCGTGATCGGCGATATCCGCCTGGTGACAGCGCAGTACGGCTACACGACCGCGCGTGAGGCGCGCAAGTTTGATCCGGCGCTCGCGGGGGGCGCGCTGCTGGATATCGGCGTGTACTGCATCGGCTTTGCGGCGATGATCCTCGGCTATGAGCCGGAGGAAATCGGCGCTTCGCTCCTCCTGAATCGCGTCGGGACGGACGCTTACGACGCCGTAACGCTGCGCTATGACGGCGCGATAGCCCAACTCACCAGCGCCATCGGCGCAAATGTGCCGGTATTCGGCGGGGTATACGGCACGAAAGGCCGCATCGAGATTCCGGATTTCAAAAACCCGCAGCGCTTTACGCTGCTCGTGGACGGGCGGGAGCCGGAGACGTTTGAACTGCCCTTTGACGTGAACGGGTATGAATATCAGATGCGCGAAGCGCAGGAATGCCTGCGCGCGGGGCGCACGCACAGCGAGATCATGACGCCCGGGCAGTCGGTCGCTGTCATGCGGATCATGGACGAGGTGCGCCGCCAGGGTGGGCTGCGTTTTCCCTTTGAGGTGCAGGGCTGATGCAAAGATCGATAAGGAGGGCGGCAGGCCTTTTGTGTCTGCTGCTCGCGCTTCCGGCGGCAACTTTTGCGGATGGAACGACCTTTGCGCAGGTGCGCGGAAACGACTGGGTGCGGCTTCGCAACGGCCCGGGGGAGGAATACGACTGCGTCGCCACCATGCCCGGCGGGACGGACGTACGGGTGCTTGAGGAAGCGGACGGCTGGGCGCTGATCGAAAGCAGACGCGGCGTCACGTACATCAAGAGCAGCCAGATTGAAAAGCGCGAGGAGAAGCCAGAAGCAGCGGAAACGATCCCAGCAAAAGAGGCGCGCAGGGTTTGTGTGCAGGATTTTAAGGCCCCGGCCATGATCCGCGGAAAGGCGGGCGTAAGGCTCGGCGGAACCATTCTGGCAGACGGCCCGATCCTCGAGGTGGAGGCGGAGGTATACGACGAACGGCTCCTCTACGTGGAACGCATCGTCCGCTTGCGCTATGACGCCGGACAGGGCGTGCAGAAGGTCGACCTCGCTTCGCTGTACATCCCCTTCAGCGAGCTGACGCCCGGCGAAAAGACGCTGACGATCTACGCGCGGCACGCAGGCGGGCGCGAGGCCGTGGCCGAAGCCCCTTTTACCGTGCTGGGCCAGGCGGCGGAGCCTACGCACATCACCGCATGGTGCGAGGTGGAGACGGCGCAGGGGAATGTGGAGGCGCTGCTGGACGACCGGCCGCGCACGGTCTGGACGCCCCTGGACGAAACGGATGTGGTCACCGTACGGCTGCCGGAAGGCGTGACGGCTGGCGGCATTTCGGTTGAATGGATGGCTCCAACCGGCGGCGCACGCCTCACCTGCCGGGACGCGGAAGGGAACGTGCTCGAAGAATTGAGCGCGGATGGGCGCTACGTCAACGAGTGGTTCGACCTGGACGAACGCACGCGGGAGGTGACCCTGCGAAGCGGAGACGGAACGCCCGTTTCAAAGCTTCGCGTCTATGAAAAGGGCCGCGTCCCCAGCGTGGTGCAGCGCTGGCAGCCGCTCGCGGAAAAGGTGGATCTGATGGTTTTTTCCGCGCATCAGGACGACGAACTGATCTTTTTTGGCGGCACGATTCCCTTTTATGCGGATGCGGGCAAGGAGGTTGCCGTCGTCTACATGGCGGATTGCGGGCGCACGCGCTATGAGGAGGCGCTCGCGGGACTGTGGGCGAGCGGGCTGAAAAAACATCCCCTCTTTCTGGGGCTTACGGACAAGCGGGCGAAGACGTTTCAGATCGCGCAGGAGCTTTGGGACGGCGAACAGGCGCTTCAAAAGACGGTGGAAGTTCTGCGCCGCTATCGTCCGGAGGTGGTCGTAACGCACGACGTCAAAGGCGAATACGGCCACAACCAGCACAAGTACACGCAAAGCCTCGTCTCCCGCGCCGTCGAGCTGGCGGCCGATCCGGAAGCTTACCCGGATTCCGCACGGCAATACGGCGCGTACCAGGTGAAAAAGCTGTACATTCACCTTTTGAAGGAGGGCGAGGTCGTCATGGACTGGACGAAGCCGCTCGCCTCGCAGGGGGGACGTTCGGCTATCGAGATGGCGACCATTGGCTACGACAAGCACGTTTCCCAGCAGGGCTATTACAGCATGGGGACGGGCAACCGTTACGACAACCGTGCATATGGCCTTCGCATGAGCACGGTCGGTCCGGATGTGCGAAAGGACGACTTCTTTGAAAACCTTTGATGCGGTTTGCGGCGGCGGGATGCGGCTGCCTGGGCGGCTGGCGCCCTACTTACAGGATGCGCCTTATCAGGAAGACGAAACGGGGCGCTCCGATTCGCGCGTGCTGCTCTTTCCGGACAAGGTGCTTAAAATCGAACGCAGCGGCGCGGAGTCCGACAATGAGCGTGCGATGTACGCCTTTTTACAAGATAAATTGCCCGTGCCGCGGGTCTACGAAAGCTTTTGCGAGGACGGCGTGAATTACCTGCTGCTGGAACGGGTGGCAGGCGAAATGGCCTGCTTTGAGACGAGGCTGATGGAACCTGCACGAACCGTTCACCTGCTGGCAGAAGGGATAAAGCGGCTCTGGCAGGTGGAAACGGCGAATTGCCCGGCGGATCAGCGCCTTTCTGAAAAGCTGCTCCGCGCCAGGGCCCGGCTGGAAGCGGGCCTCGTCGACCCCGCGGATACGGAGCCGGGGACGCTCAAAAGATTTGGCTCCCTTCAGGCGCTGTACCGGTATCTGGACGAGAACCGCCCGCCAGAGGATCTCGTGTTTTCCCATGGGGATTATTGCCTGCCCAACGTCTTTTTGAAGGCGGACGCGGTCGCGGGGTTCATCGATCTGGGACGAAGCGGCGTCGCAGATCGGTTTCAGGACATCGCGCTGTGCGTGCGTTCTATGGCGTATAACTTCGGCACCGCCCGCTATACGGATCAGCTGTTTGAAGAGCTGAGCGTCGCGCGCGACGACGCCAAGATCGATTACTATATCCTGCTCGACGAGCTGTTTTAGCCATCGATAAGGCCGATGGCCTCGCGCAGAGGGGGCCCATTTTGCACGGGAATCCTGGGAGCTGCCTTCTTCCGAAATTCCCGTGGATTTTTCTGCGGCAAACGCACCGCCCGGCACGGGCGCGAAGCGCCTGGACGCAGGGCGCAACCGGCAAAACAGGTCGATGCGGGTTCGTATGGAGAGAAATCTTCCTCGTCGTGCGTGCTCAGTAAAGCTACACGGATTTTCAACCGTCTGAACCGGTCTCATTCCGAAGCGAATGGGGCCGGTTTTGTCTTTACAGAATCTTAGCGCCGGGCGGGCAGGAAAAGGACACCATGTTAACGCCCCGTAGATTATGATAAATACAGGCAGGTGATGGAGATGTTTGCTGTCGTATGGATTTCTCTGGCGGGGGTCGTGCTGCTGGGGTATTGGGTGATGGGGCAGGTGGACGCCTTCATCGCGGAGAATGTGCGCATGCGGCCGCCGTGCCGGACG harbors:
- a CDS encoding aldo/keto reductase is translated as MNYRNLGATGLRVSEIGLGCEGMMEEGCSMTKKLLDAAQAAGVNYFDLYSSNPDLHEALGEALLGRRDSFIVQAHLCSVWQDGQYKRTRNLPEVKAAFEGLLKRLRTDFIDVGMIHYVDSMDDWRIVADGPVMEYAKSLKDAGRIGHIGLSSHNPAVALEAVKSGLIEVLMFSVNPCYDLLPASEDIDVLFDKDSYAGDLINIDPQREELYAACQRLGVGITVMKPFGGGDLLSDKLSPAGKSLTVSQCIHYALTRPGVSTVLAGAHSVEQLLDSLHYEDASEAERDYAAALAAMPRVSWQGHCMYCGHCAPCPEGIDIAMVTKFLNLCRAQGEIPETVREHYAALARHAGNCIACGICERRCPFGVNVRENMQEAKRLFGR
- a CDS encoding nucleoid-associated protein, giving the protein MIRSAQLFVFDDSPLSPIMPGAPIEMTENVAEYCLSLYRKIETSELSKQTELEEESDVVEPAAMLVRDYTHANVTSLMTRLIERARRAEMLLQGFDMLVFLFEDAQELAVCVCYLPYRSAQVHAVSSGDAGLACSLVKNRYVLPGAASKFFAGAIMDCGTMKLRVKDALVETASGKQKLFEEVLFGCRRALSQVEAIEAIKEIACEVAGEEAAPKRQEAVHKAIADSIEQSGTVDVRFIADQVYADDGERCERFHEQIYQSGVEPVIEIESNRLKNAFERVKLSTDNGITITMSRKIAEDQQSFRVVNHPDGSISIELLNIQSLRTM
- a CDS encoding Hpt domain-containing protein is translated as MPKIKREREFGMEMIDLLPREIVDSAAVRQRFGDALGLWEKYVFRFNAESQTYALLREAICQGEVKRIEEEAHSLKGLAGMLGFSRVYEASAQLVADCRTGRHDSLASDWSALEEAYQALAQAIEKLAERRRE
- a CDS encoding Gfo/Idh/MocA family oxidoreductase, with protein sequence MRPIRWGILSTGMIAKNFAEVAQKLGGEVVVEAVASRTRKDAEAFAAAYGIPKAYGSYEALAEDPDVDIVYVATPHSRHYEDMMLLLRNGKHVLCEKSFTVSAAQAQAVYDCARGQNLLVVEAFWTKFLPIYREVERRVASGVIGDIRLVTAQYGYTTAREARKFDPALAGGALLDIGVYCIGFAAMILGYEPEEIGASLLLNRVGTDAYDAVTLRYDGAIAQLTSAIGANVPVFGGVYGTKGRIEIPDFKNPQRFTLLVDGREPETFELPFDVNGYEYQMREAQECLRAGRTHSEIMTPGQSVAVMRIMDEVRRQGGLRFPFEVQG
- a CDS encoding PIG-L family deacetylase; protein product: MQRSIRRAAGLLCLLLALPAATFADGTTFAQVRGNDWVRLRNGPGEEYDCVATMPGGTDVRVLEEADGWALIESRRGVTYIKSSQIEKREEKPEAAETIPAKEARRVCVQDFKAPAMIRGKAGVRLGGTILADGPILEVEAEVYDERLLYVERIVRLRYDAGQGVQKVDLASLYIPFSELTPGEKTLTIYARHAGGREAVAEAPFTVLGQAAEPTHITAWCEVETAQGNVEALLDDRPRTVWTPLDETDVVTVRLPEGVTAGGISVEWMAPTGGARLTCRDAEGNVLEELSADGRYVNEWFDLDERTREVTLRSGDGTPVSKLRVYEKGRVPSVVQRWQPLAEKVDLMVFSAHQDDELIFFGGTIPFYADAGKEVAVVYMADCGRTRYEEALAGLWASGLKKHPLFLGLTDKRAKTFQIAQELWDGEQALQKTVEVLRRYRPEVVVTHDVKGEYGHNQHKYTQSLVSRAVELAADPEAYPDSARQYGAYQVKKLYIHLLKEGEVVMDWTKPLASQGGRSAIEMATIGYDKHVSQQGYYSMGTGNRYDNRAYGLRMSTVGPDVRKDDFFENL
- a CDS encoding APH(3') family aminoglycoside O-phosphotransferase, with amino-acid sequence MKTFDAVCGGGMRLPGRLAPYLQDAPYQEDETGRSDSRVLLFPDKVLKIERSGAESDNERAMYAFLQDKLPVPRVYESFCEDGVNYLLLERVAGEMACFETRLMEPARTVHLLAEGIKRLWQVETANCPADQRLSEKLLRARARLEAGLVDPADTEPGTLKRFGSLQALYRYLDENRPPEDLVFSHGDYCLPNVFLKADAVAGFIDLGRSGVADRFQDIALCVRSMAYNFGTARYTDQLFEELSVARDDAKIDYYILLDELF